From Novosphingobium sp. 9U, one genomic window encodes:
- a CDS encoding cadherin-like domain-containing protein — protein sequence MTLINKMVGNEIFLQGKYLSVGVNSSGNIGSRYSAPEGVDHDLTYKRVGLLADTDGFGTGKAAMRDAVVRGAPIEGFNIGYKTDGKTYVHSNQELAGLTEIAGKSSNGSAAGVAEANWKGATTEKLGVDQTITLTEDAKYVRFEVTLTNNSSEAMSDVRYLRAIDPDLVEGYSTVNKIVRQGDGGALVTAGASATSDPIFLYTSDTRAVATTYGFINEDPYDAGVSVAQKVGTVTKTDVTMNLNFKLGTLGAGESTTVVFYMGGTDNLNATIEEIDALAAGGQPTATRPSLNVAPEVYEDALTIVSGETGKGNVLANDTDANKDALTAALKSGPANGTVTLAADGNYVYKAAEGFSGTDSFTYTATDGKASSTATVSVTVSPKAVQNTAPEAKSDALTIVSGETGNGNVLANDTDANKDALTAAL from the coding sequence ATGACTTTGATTAACAAGATGGTCGGAAATGAGATCTTCCTCCAAGGGAAGTATTTGTCCGTCGGGGTGAACAGCAGCGGAAACATCGGCAGCCGGTACTCTGCTCCAGAAGGAGTAGATCATGATTTGACCTATAAGCGTGTCGGACTGCTGGCAGACACCGACGGGTTTGGCACGGGTAAGGCTGCTATGCGCGATGCTGTGGTGCGCGGGGCGCCAATTGAAGGCTTCAACATCGGCTACAAGACCGACGGCAAAACTTACGTTCATTCTAATCAGGAATTGGCCGGGCTCACCGAAATTGCCGGGAAAAGCAGCAATGGCTCTGCCGCAGGTGTCGCCGAAGCTAATTGGAAGGGCGCGACCACGGAAAAGCTTGGCGTTGATCAGACAATCACGCTGACTGAAGACGCCAAGTACGTTCGCTTTGAAGTCACCTTGACCAACAATTCATCTGAAGCAATGAGCGATGTACGCTATTTGCGCGCCATCGATCCTGATTTGGTCGAAGGCTATTCGACGGTTAACAAGATCGTCAGGCAGGGTGATGGGGGGGCACTAGTCACAGCTGGAGCGAGCGCGACGAGCGACCCGATCTTCCTCTACACCAGCGATACCCGCGCGGTTGCTACAACGTACGGCTTCATCAACGAGGACCCTTACGACGCCGGAGTGTCTGTCGCACAGAAGGTTGGAACGGTCACTAAGACCGATGTGACCATGAACTTGAACTTCAAGCTGGGCACGTTGGGAGCCGGCGAGTCGACTACGGTGGTCTTTTACATGGGCGGGACCGATAACCTCAATGCGACCATCGAGGAGATCGACGCTCTGGCTGCAGGGGGACAACCAACTGCAACTAGACCATCGCTAAATGTGGCGCCCGAGGTATACGAGGATGCGCTGACGATCGTCTCTGGTGAGACGGGCAAGGGCAACGTCCTTGCGAATGACACTGACGCCAACAAGGACGCACTGACGGCGGCGCTCAAGTCCGGGCCTGCAAACGGCACCGTCACGCTCGCAGCCGATGGCAACTATGTCTACAAGGCTGCTGAGGGCTTCTCGGGCACCGACAGCTTCACCTACACCGCCACCGACGGCAAGGCATCGTCGACTGCTACCGTGTCGGTGACGGTATCACCCAAGGCTGTGCAGAACACGGCGCCTGAGGCAAAGAGCGATGCGCTGACGATCGTTTCTGGTGAGACAGGCAACGGCAACGTCCTTGCGAATGACACTGACGCCAACAAGGACGCACTGACCGCGGCGCTCAA
- a CDS encoding transposase, translating into MEAEFDRGDLSDEEWAVVGLLLPSERGRKARPANDNRRFLNGMLHVLRVGCSLARHARALRQVKLGLFPLPPLG; encoded by the coding sequence TTGGAGGCGGAGTTCGACCGAGGCGATCTGTCAGACGAGGAATGGGCAGTCGTTGGGCTGCTGCTGCCTTCTGAGCGGGGCCGCAAGGCTAGGCCTGCGAACGACAATCGGCGGTTTCTCAACGGCATGCTGCATGTTTTGCGGGTTGGTTGTTCCTTGGCGCGACATGCACGAGCGCTACGGCAAGTGAAACTCGGTCTATTTCCGCTTCCGCCGCTGGGCTGA
- a CDS encoding transposase: MIDSTIVRGHSQAAGAKGGPARRALVEAAALYEQDPCPLRRSGTPLGFVLTSGEVSDYRAVPALLDMPVTMPKALLADKGYDSDGVAKTCSGEASCRSFHPR, translated from the coding sequence ATGATCGATAGCACAATCGTTCGCGGCCACTCTCAGGCAGCGGGTGCTAAAGGGGGACCTGCAAGGAGGGCTTTGGTCGAAGCCGCGGCGCTTTACGAGCAAGATCCATGCCCGCTGCGACGGTCAGGGACGCCTCTTGGCTTCGTCCTGACGAGCGGCGAGGTCTCGGACTACAGGGCTGTGCCGGCCCTGCTCGACATGCCCGTCACCATGCCCAAGGCTCTGCTTGCCGACAAAGGCTACGACAGCGACGGCGTTGCGAAAACCTGCTCTGGCGAGGCATCCTGCCGATCATTCCACCCAAGGTAA